One Fundidesulfovibrio putealis DSM 16056 DNA segment encodes these proteins:
- a CDS encoding tetratricopeptide repeat protein translates to MKSLRCLACRTTFSSGLLLAILLLTAGLASAQSFGAKPQAVRAPAVTQPSGDIPDWMARLELARLLSYVKRYGESVEEYRKVLAEKPDMSEAKAEMARVLMWSGKSDEARALLDTISPGELSGEDKMLMADLFVMRKDYPKAEAIYRELLTATPEDQAVRLRLAEVLSWTKRYGESIPLYEKILEALPDDVQVRRRYAQVLSWAGKQQDAIREYRRALGQ, encoded by the coding sequence ATGAAATCCTTGAGATGTTTGGCGTGCCGCACCACCTTTTCGAGCGGCCTACTGCTTGCTATTCTTCTGCTCACTGCCGGTCTTGCTTCAGCGCAGTCTTTCGGCGCCAAGCCCCAGGCGGTCAGAGCTCCCGCCGTTACCCAGCCTTCGGGTGACATCCCGGATTGGATGGCCCGGTTGGAGTTGGCACGTCTTCTAAGCTATGTGAAACGCTATGGCGAATCCGTTGAGGAATACCGCAAAGTTCTGGCCGAAAAACCTGACATGTCGGAAGCCAAAGCGGAAATGGCCAGAGTCCTCATGTGGAGTGGCAAGTCTGATGAGGCCAGGGCCTTGCTGGACACCATCTCCCCCGGAGAGCTTTCCGGCGAGGACAAGATGCTGATGGCGGATCTTTTCGTCATGCGAAAGGATTACCCCAAGGCCGAAGCCATCTACCGGGAGTTGCTCACCGCCACTCCGGAGGATCAGGCCGTCCGACTCCGCCTGGCGGAGGTGCTCAGTTGGACCAAGCGCTATGGGGAGTCCATTCCTCTTTACGAGAAAATTCTCGAGGCTCTACCGGATGATGTTCAGGTGCGACGCAGGTACGCTCAGGTTCTCTCCTGGGCAGGCAAGCAGCAGGACGCGATCCGTGAATACCGGCGAGCCCTCGGGCAATAG
- a CDS encoding tetratricopeptide repeat protein, with protein MNYKVWPYRPGLPAGVLAATLLLLGLLWSQAPALAQVQSIVPARDFIGETDTRLELARLLSRQESTLGQAEIEYRRVLADSPGNSKALLELAEILVRMRHYQDALKLLEPLTLGSNPRPESLSVLGDIRLYSGDMPGAAQAYSKAYSLKPSLPGLELKLVQALSWSGRQREALTLLRRLHATKPDDSGITLLFAQALTATGSRQQAAGLVAALLEKNPTDVDFLMTAADIQAGMGHSRNARKLFEQAEKVDSTGKARAIHGDRSLAWGDFYRAEDVVRAEIATRGNVRELVLKLASVLTGAQRYEEATALYEKLLSTDSNDMIALAGLAKLRLQEKNPAAAIALMGRMAQIAPGFLENLRLEAQAKEDLGDLDGALSAASAASGRPGAKPEDFNRLGDLLQRKGQKEQAVEAYRRAAGMEPSDSWAVWKASGEQDSTLPADASDLTDFASALKNDGRFEAAGRLYRKALKLDPEFFPAQMGLAELLATTGWHGEALAILDQLAQDNPGTFKVLLTRARVLAWARRYDDSLAAYDELHRMRPENPVPLREAARTAVWGKKPLQAAALYTSLESGNYPERVRQSAALERTAKMDGFERRFSMAKDANDKLLSIEPGNQEALFDRAQAACALGLCDEEEVTYRRLLEVDPQHTMAGKALDRLRWRNATSVKASFSAWDEDGKSGRLAQIKRYRWDMEVNVPIEGRYYLRAAQNLWLEDPKTPKEAQQGQGGQGRTRLPVHRFDGSYLAEGQTIGAGGKVNQWLSGDFSFTNKQYFDAALRPLYSGLARIEANLRDVARLAVFYQRTDEITNDMSLGQGIQIDNWGASLLLQPTRRVEFSLLGRYQNYSDGNQGTHLKADAGITLTEHPRELKLTATGEYRDTRELSKFVYVEGDLITIVHPYWTPQRYFSGAMTLGWRHDLGKDYFCGARQHFYGVQFSGGTDTDRNPFWRLEAEYVNDFSDRWSVTLKGLVHRSQQWDALGAWTGLTYRF; from the coding sequence GTGAACTACAAAGTATGGCCATATCGTCCTGGGCTTCCAGCTGGTGTGCTGGCAGCCACGTTGTTGCTGCTGGGGTTGTTGTGGTCGCAGGCGCCCGCTCTTGCCCAGGTGCAGAGCATCGTGCCAGCGCGCGACTTCATAGGCGAGACCGATACACGTCTGGAACTAGCCCGGCTGCTTTCGCGCCAGGAATCAACGCTGGGCCAGGCCGAAATCGAATACCGCCGCGTGCTTGCCGATTCTCCCGGAAACTCCAAAGCCCTCTTGGAGCTTGCCGAGATCCTGGTCAGAATGCGTCACTATCAGGATGCCCTCAAGTTGCTGGAACCTCTCACTCTGGGCTCCAACCCTCGCCCCGAGAGCTTGAGCGTCCTTGGTGATATCAGACTCTACTCGGGAGACATGCCGGGTGCCGCCCAAGCTTACAGCAAGGCGTATTCTCTCAAGCCTTCACTGCCAGGCCTCGAACTGAAATTGGTCCAAGCACTCAGCTGGTCCGGAAGACAGCGCGAAGCGTTGACGCTGCTCAGGCGATTGCATGCCACCAAACCCGATGACTCAGGAATCACTCTTCTATTCGCCCAGGCCCTGACCGCAACAGGTAGCCGACAACAAGCCGCTGGTCTGGTTGCCGCGCTGCTGGAGAAAAATCCGACAGATGTGGATTTTCTCATGACCGCAGCAGACATTCAGGCGGGGATGGGACACTCCCGGAATGCCAGGAAGTTGTTCGAACAAGCGGAAAAGGTCGATTCAACCGGAAAAGCCCGGGCGATCCACGGAGACCGCTCCCTGGCCTGGGGAGATTTCTACAGAGCCGAAGATGTCGTGCGTGCAGAAATCGCCACACGGGGAAATGTGCGTGAGCTCGTCCTCAAGCTCGCATCCGTGCTCACTGGGGCACAACGCTACGAGGAAGCGACCGCATTGTATGAAAAGCTCCTCTCGACTGATTCGAACGACATGATAGCCCTGGCCGGACTGGCAAAGCTACGCCTTCAGGAGAAGAACCCTGCAGCCGCTATAGCACTCATGGGACGCATGGCCCAGATAGCCCCAGGCTTTTTGGAGAATCTTCGTTTGGAAGCGCAGGCCAAGGAAGATTTGGGCGACTTGGACGGCGCACTGTCCGCCGCTTCAGCCGCATCCGGGAGGCCCGGAGCCAAGCCAGAGGACTTCAACCGTCTTGGAGACCTGCTCCAGCGAAAGGGACAAAAGGAACAGGCGGTTGAGGCCTACCGAAGGGCGGCTGGGATGGAACCGTCAGATTCCTGGGCAGTCTGGAAGGCCTCCGGCGAGCAGGATTCGACGCTCCCGGCTGACGCTTCGGACCTGACCGATTTTGCATCGGCACTGAAAAACGATGGCCGCTTCGAAGCAGCCGGACGCTTGTATCGAAAAGCGCTGAAACTCGACCCGGAGTTTTTCCCAGCCCAGATGGGCCTAGCAGAACTACTTGCCACAACAGGCTGGCATGGTGAGGCATTGGCCATTCTTGACCAGCTTGCCCAGGATAATCCCGGGACTTTCAAAGTGCTCTTGACTAGGGCCCGGGTACTCGCCTGGGCACGGCGCTACGACGATTCCCTGGCCGCCTATGACGAACTTCATCGCATGAGACCAGAGAACCCAGTCCCACTGCGAGAAGCGGCACGCACGGCCGTATGGGGCAAGAAGCCACTCCAGGCCGCAGCGCTGTATACATCACTGGAGAGCGGCAACTACCCGGAAAGAGTGCGCCAATCGGCCGCTCTTGAACGTACCGCCAAGATGGATGGTTTTGAACGCCGATTCTCAATGGCCAAAGATGCCAACGATAAGTTGCTGTCGATTGAGCCCGGCAACCAGGAAGCCCTCTTCGACAGAGCCCAGGCAGCATGCGCCCTTGGACTGTGCGACGAGGAAGAGGTCACCTATCGGCGTCTTCTGGAGGTCGACCCTCAACACACCATGGCCGGTAAGGCCTTGGACCGTCTGCGCTGGCGCAATGCCACGTCGGTCAAAGCGAGCTTTTCTGCATGGGACGAGGATGGCAAGTCTGGACGTCTGGCTCAGATAAAGCGCTATCGTTGGGACATGGAGGTCAATGTCCCCATCGAAGGCCGTTACTACCTCCGTGCGGCCCAGAACCTCTGGCTGGAAGACCCAAAAACGCCGAAGGAAGCCCAGCAGGGACAGGGCGGGCAAGGACGAACCCGATTACCGGTTCACCGATTCGACGGGTCCTACCTGGCCGAGGGGCAAACCATCGGTGCAGGCGGCAAGGTGAACCAATGGCTTTCGGGAGACTTTTCCTTCACCAACAAGCAGTATTTCGACGCAGCGCTTCGTCCCTTGTATTCCGGTTTGGCGCGCATCGAGGCCAATCTACGCGACGTGGCCAGGCTGGCTGTCTTCTACCAGCGCACGGATGAGATAACCAACGACATGAGCCTCGGCCAAGGAATCCAGATCGACAACTGGGGCGCAAGCCTCCTCCTGCAACCCACCCGGCGCGTGGAGTTTTCACTCCTGGGCCGCTACCAGAATTACAGCGACGGCAACCAGGGAACACATTTAAAGGCCGACGCCGGGATCACTCTCACCGAACATCCGCGCGAACTGAAGCTCACTGCCACAGGCGAGTACCGCGACACTCGTGAGCTCAGCAAGTTCGTCTATGTGGAGGGGGATCTGATCACCATCGTCCATCCCTACTGGACTCCGCAAAGATATTTCTCAGGGGCAATGACACTTGGATGGCGCCATGATTTGGGCAAGGACTATTTCTGTGGTGCCAGACAGCACTTTTACGGTGTGCAGTTCTCAGGCGGGACAGACACCGACCGCAACCCCTTCTGGCGGCTTGAAGCTGAATATGTGAATGATTTCTCTGACCGATGGTCTGTGACCCTCAAAGGATTGGTACACCGTTCCCAGCAATGGGACGCCCTCGGGGCGTGGACCGGTCTGACCTACAGGTTTTAG
- a CDS encoding response regulator, translating to MSECKISSGEIPDEFTSIAQVAQQDEGLFHAVLRCLPMPYLLVDGCERVLQTNAALLQMLQVECSVDDCVGKKLAEVFYGDIEHETIISKSIQYGKVFKNIEVPVSGRRGKVLQIIANVFPLYNLDGVCIGGMCIYVDHTQYKHANDALLKSEQRNLQLIHNLSSGVVVHAPDSSVIIANEQASKLLDLTFEQMKGKTAIDPAWCFVKEDCTQMSVDEYPVSKVLATLQPVRNLTLGIVSPHRNGPAWVLVDAFPEFDSGNKLVQIVVTFVDITERKRGEDEGRLNEARLLSLVNLLQRPFSSAQDYLDFALEEAIKLTNSKVGYIYHYDEDNEHFILNTWSKEVMQECRVAKPLQCYELGKTGIWGEAVRQRRPIIVNDFHAMNPLKKGYPEGHVKLKSFMTAPVFKDEKIILVVGVGNKPSEYTSTDVYQLTLMMDSVWKVLAQKESERALKHSEEVLKSVIDQTPIGMHLYERKEGRLVFGSANQAADTILGINHFELNGQEICEAFPMLVETDIPARYMEVLDTGNNWHAEQIGYEDARIAGVFELLCFRLSSDQLAVMFMDVTSRKNAENEMRQAKELAESANKAKSEFLANMSHEIRTPLNGILGMLQLLQSSTQDREQKEYVLTAIRSSKRLASLLSDILDLSRIEAGKMSLLEERFETRLLKEAVLDLFSLAAKDKGLDLGFVVDERLPHVLVGDEARVRQILFNLIGNAIKFTQKGRVLTEVSPLQISPDGICRVLFTVSDTGIGIDDLHAKSIFEPFVQAENSYVRRYQGAGLGLSIVARLMKLLGGEIAIESEVGTGTTIYLSIPFKMPPMHVPTPVARTPSAAAGTNLRILITEDDAVTRVSLKRLLEKAGHSASVAEHGAEALRILEHEQFDLILMDIQMPVMDGVEATRAIRFKDRFEAIRDIPIIAVTAYAMSGDREKVLGAGMDDYISKPVDIEALKTVIARVMGKVSEIRVV from the coding sequence GTGTCAGAGTGTAAAATATCTTCTGGCGAAATTCCTGACGAATTCACTTCGATCGCTCAAGTGGCTCAACAAGACGAAGGACTGTTCCATGCTGTTTTGAGATGTTTGCCGATGCCATATTTGCTTGTAGATGGATGTGAGCGGGTATTGCAGACCAATGCAGCCTTGCTTCAAATGCTTCAAGTCGAGTGTTCTGTAGATGATTGTGTGGGTAAAAAACTTGCTGAAGTTTTCTACGGTGACATAGAGCATGAAACAATCATCAGCAAAAGTATCCAGTATGGCAAAGTTTTTAAAAATATTGAGGTCCCAGTATCTGGCAGGCGTGGGAAAGTCTTGCAAATCATCGCAAATGTATTTCCATTGTACAATCTAGATGGTGTTTGCATTGGTGGGATGTGTATATATGTCGACCATACACAGTACAAGCATGCCAACGATGCCCTTTTAAAGAGCGAGCAGAGAAATTTGCAGCTTATTCATAACCTGAGCTCTGGCGTCGTCGTTCATGCGCCAGATTCAAGTGTAATAATTGCAAACGAACAGGCTTCGAAATTGTTAGATTTAACTTTCGAGCAGATGAAGGGTAAGACTGCCATCGACCCGGCTTGGTGCTTTGTGAAAGAAGATTGCACACAAATGTCCGTGGACGAATACCCAGTATCAAAAGTGCTAGCCACCCTGCAACCCGTCCGAAACTTAACGCTTGGGATTGTCAGCCCACATAGAAATGGTCCTGCATGGGTTTTGGTGGATGCATTCCCTGAGTTTGATTCTGGAAATAAATTGGTCCAAATAGTAGTTACTTTTGTCGACATAACTGAACGTAAGCGGGGTGAGGATGAAGGTCGACTAAATGAGGCACGTCTGTTGAGTCTTGTTAATTTATTACAGCGCCCATTTTCGTCAGCACAGGATTATTTGGATTTCGCGCTAGAAGAAGCTATTAAGCTTACCAATAGTAAGGTTGGATACATTTATCATTATGACGAAGACAATGAGCACTTCATTCTCAATACTTGGTCCAAGGAGGTGATGCAGGAGTGCCGTGTCGCCAAGCCGTTGCAGTGTTATGAATTGGGTAAGACCGGCATATGGGGTGAGGCTGTGCGGCAGCGTAGACCAATAATTGTAAATGATTTCCATGCAATGAATCCACTTAAGAAAGGTTACCCTGAAGGACATGTTAAACTGAAGTCATTCATGACAGCCCCTGTATTTAAAGATGAAAAAATCATTCTTGTCGTTGGCGTCGGCAATAAACCTTCTGAATACACCAGTACGGACGTATATCAATTGACACTAATGATGGACTCCGTTTGGAAAGTCCTTGCGCAAAAGGAATCAGAGCGCGCTTTGAAACACAGTGAAGAGGTGCTCAAATCCGTTATTGATCAAACACCGATTGGTATGCACCTCTACGAGCGGAAAGAAGGACGCCTAGTGTTTGGCAGTGCGAACCAAGCAGCAGACACCATTCTTGGTATCAATCACTTTGAATTGAATGGACAAGAAATTTGTGAAGCATTTCCGATGCTTGTTGAGACAGACATTCCTGCTCGTTATATGGAGGTGTTGGATACGGGAAATAACTGGCATGCAGAACAAATAGGCTATGAAGATGCTAGGATTGCTGGTGTTTTTGAACTGTTATGTTTTCGTTTGTCGTCAGATCAGCTCGCCGTCATGTTTATGGATGTTACGTCGAGGAAGAATGCTGAGAATGAAATGCGACAGGCAAAAGAACTCGCAGAGTCCGCGAACAAGGCGAAATCCGAATTTCTTGCGAACATGTCTCACGAGATCCGCACACCGCTTAACGGAATTCTTGGCATGCTCCAACTGCTTCAGTCTTCTACTCAAGACAGGGAGCAAAAGGAGTACGTCCTGACGGCCATCCGCTCCTCTAAACGGTTGGCCAGTTTGCTCTCGGACATACTTGACCTATCGCGCATCGAAGCGGGCAAGATGAGTCTTCTTGAAGAGCGATTCGAAACGAGACTTCTTAAGGAAGCCGTTCTCGACCTTTTCTCTCTTGCTGCCAAGGACAAGGGACTTGACCTTGGGTTTGTTGTTGACGAGCGACTGCCGCACGTCTTGGTGGGAGACGAAGCAAGGGTCCGGCAGATTCTCTTCAACCTCATCGGCAACGCCATCAAGTTCACCCAGAAAGGACGCGTGCTGACGGAAGTCTCGCCTCTCCAGATATCCCCGGATGGCATCTGTCGTGTATTATTCACGGTGAGCGATACCGGAATCGGTATTGATGACCTCCATGCCAAGAGCATATTTGAGCCCTTCGTTCAGGCGGAGAATAGTTATGTCAGGCGTTACCAAGGAGCTGGCCTTGGACTCTCCATCGTGGCCCGACTGATGAAGTTGCTCGGGGGGGAAATCGCTATCGAAAGTGAAGTCGGTACCGGGACTACGATTTATTTGTCCATCCCATTCAAGATGCCGCCGATGCACGTCCCGACACCAGTGGCACGGACACCGTCAGCCGCCGCAGGAACAAATCTGCGAATTCTCATCACGGAAGACGACGCCGTGACGCGTGTCTCCCTCAAGCGGCTTCTGGAGAAGGCTGGACACAGCGCGAGCGTGGCTGAGCATGGGGCAGAGGCGTTGCGGATTCTTGAACACGAGCAGTTCGACCTGATCCTCATGGACATCCAGATGCCCGTTATGGACGGAGTGGAAGCCACCCGCGCGATCCGCTTCAAAGACCGCTTCGAGGCGATCCGCGACATCCCGATCATCGCCGTCACCGCCTACGCAATGTCGGGAGACCGGGAAAAGGTCCTTGGCGCAGGCATGGATGACTACATCTCCAAGCCTGTGGACATTGAGGCACTGAAGACGGTCATTGCTAGGGTGATGGGTAAGGTCAGCGAGATCCGGGTGGTTTGA
- a CDS encoding tetratricopeptide repeat protein: MKFASRSIQTYAFLGLLIVSALLSSFAYRAVNASYVALRHGESLWQQGRDEDARRAFQTAASADFLRPGMALKLARAAFLAGDEATGRAVLDALFNSKSKLTPYMLHTAAGIYDQFGMPDRAMEVLSRADESILLSESSATYLAELKARSGDMEGAEKLYRKVMVAYPRDKGASLGLAQLLAWNGRTKEAEDICLPVIAREPGNKQARIVLGRILTAAGRFEEAIAEYRKALEKTP, translated from the coding sequence ATGAAGTTCGCTTCCAGGAGTATCCAGACCTACGCCTTTTTAGGCCTGCTTATTGTCTCGGCGTTGCTCTCCTCTTTTGCGTACCGTGCCGTCAACGCTTCATATGTGGCGCTCAGGCATGGGGAGTCTCTCTGGCAGCAGGGACGAGATGAAGACGCGCGTAGAGCTTTTCAGACGGCTGCATCAGCCGACTTCCTTCGTCCCGGCATGGCCCTCAAACTCGCTCGCGCCGCGTTTCTCGCTGGAGATGAGGCCACAGGCAGGGCCGTGCTCGACGCCCTTTTCAACTCAAAGTCCAAGCTGACTCCCTACATGCTTCACACCGCTGCAGGGATCTACGATCAGTTCGGAATGCCGGATAGGGCGATGGAAGTATTGAGCCGTGCCGACGAGTCCATTCTTTTGTCCGAGTCCTCCGCTACTTACCTTGCTGAGCTCAAGGCCCGCTCCGGTGACATGGAGGGGGCGGAAAAGCTCTACCGCAAAGTCATGGTCGCCTATCCCCGCGACAAGGGAGCCTCCCTCGGGCTTGCCCAGCTTCTGGCCTGGAACGGCCGTACTAAGGAAGCTGAGGACATTTGCCTACCAGTTATTGCTCGCGAGCCCGGCAATAAGCAGGCCAGGATAGTCTTGGGCAGGATCCTCACAGCTGCCGGGCGCTTTGAAGAAGCTATCGCCGAATACAGAAAAGCCCTGGAGAAGACTCCATGA